The DNA window CCCGATGGTCGATGAACTGCACCGGCGGGGATCCGGGGGTGGGCATGGATACCTCCCAGTTCGCGATGATCTTCTTCTTGAGCGAGGCGCCGAACAGGGCGTCCTCGACGTCGACGAGGACGGCGACCGTGGTGGTGCCGCTCAAGCAGTCGATGCCGATGCCGAGGCAGGTCAGGGTCAGCATCCCGTCCGGTTCGCGGTCCAGCAGGTCCCGGGCCTCGGGGAAGTTCAGGAACCAGTCCGGATCGTGCCGTCGCTCCAGCACCTCGCCGATCAGCTCCTCGTAGTCGAACAGCTCTTCGAGGTACTCCTTGACGAGGTTGTAGCCGATGATGCCGAGCTTGCTGCGGTGGCCGGCCAGCTCGTTCTCCGCCAGCCCGAAGTTCGGGATCACCGCCTTGGCGTTCGGCGCGGTCAGCACCTCACCGCTGCGGGACTGGATGGCGATCTCGTACGAGTGGGAGGTGCGCACGGCGAAGACGGCGAGCACACCGACGGAGAACGGGGCCGGCCGTGCGACGCCGGCTTGCGGAGGACCCGGCAGGAATCGGTCCCGTACCGGGGTCCGGATCCTCCGCCACCACCCGCCTGCCGCGCCGGCGAACGTCTCGTCCTCGAGCGCGATCAGGGACGACGCGAGGGCGAAATAGCGGCAGGGCCGGGTCGCCAGGAGGGTGTCCTCGTCCGGCTGTACGACGTCGAGGTAAAGCGATCGCTGGGATGTCTCGTAGAGCTTCGTGCCCAGCCGCAGGCGCCGTCTGATGGCTCGCATGTCCGGCTGTGGCGGTGACGCGGGCGCCGGTCGCTGGGTGAGCGGCCAGTCCGCCGTCATCTCCAGCCGCCGATTGAAGATCCACTCGTCGGGGGCGATGACCGGGATCGTGGTGGTCGTGCCGTTGATGTCGGCGGTGAACAGCGCGACGCCCCGGCGCGCGTAATAGGTCAGCAGCCAGTCGCGCACCCGCTGACTGCGTAGAAGGTCTCCGCGTCTGCGGGCTGCCCGGCTGCTGCGCAGGGCCCGCAGGCGCCGGGCGGCGGCCGGGACGAGTGCCAGCGCTGCCCCGAACAGTGCTCCGATGAAGGCGAACAGGATCTCGGTCCACACGGGCCAGTCACTCCTCGCGGCGGGGCGGCTTCGTAGTGTTACCCACCCCGAAGTGTGCCGAGCATCGGCAAACTTGGAAAGACGCTCGCCTCGCGAGATTGCGGGGACTGCTTCACGCCGTACTCAGAAAAGGTCTTCCTCCCGGAATTCTCCGGTGGCGTCGGGGCGCTCTCGCAACTCCACCCGGCGGATCTTGCCGGAGATCGTTTTCGGCAGCTCGGCGAACTCGATACGGCGAATGCGCTTGTAGGGCGCCAGATTCTCCCGGCAGTGCAGCAGGATCGCCCGGGCCGTCTCCGCGGTCGGCGACCAGCCCTCGGCGAGCGCCACATAGGCCTTCGGCACCGCGAGCCGCACCGGATCCGGGGACGGCACCACCGCGGCCTCGGCCACCGCGTCGTGCTCGATCAGCACGCTCTCCAGCTCGAACGGCGAGATCCGGTAGTCCGAGGCCTTGAACACGTCATCCGTGCGTCCCACATAGGTGACATAACCGTCCGCATCGCGGGAACCGATGTCGCCGGTGTGGTAGTAGCCGCCGGCCATCGCCTCGGCGTTGCGGTCGGGGTCGCCGTGGTAGCCGAGCATCAGTCCGAGAGGGCGTTCGCGCAGGTCGAGGCAGATTTCGCCCTCGTCGCTCTCGGCGCCGGTCGCCGGGTCGACCAGCGCCACCTTATAGCCGGGCGTCGGCCGGCCCATCGAGCCGGGCTTCACGGTCTGACCGGGGGTGTTGGCGATCTGCACGGTCGTCTCGGTCTGCCCGAACCCGTCCCGGATCGTCACACCCCAGGCCCGCTGCACCTGCTCGATCACCTCGGGGTTGAGCGGCTCCCCGGCGCCGACCACAGTGGCCGGCGGGTTCCGCAACTGCGTCAGGTCGGACTGCACCAGCATCCGCCACACCGTCGGCGGCGCGCAGAAACTCGTCACCCCGCATCTGTCCATCTGTGTAAGCAGACTCGACGCGTCGAAGCGTCTGTAGTTGTAGATGAACACGCATGCCAGCGCGTTCCACGGCGCGAAGACGTTGCTCCACGCGTGCTTCGCCCAGCCGGGGGAGGAGATGTTCAGATGCACGTCGCCGGGGCGCAGCCCGATCCAGTACATCGTCGACAGATGCCCGACGGGGTAGGACGCGTGGGTGTGCTCGACGAGTTTCGGCAGCGCGGTGGTCCCGGAGGTGAAATAGAGCAGCAGCGAGTCGTCCGCCCTGGTCACGCCATCGGGGGTGAACGCCGCATCGGCGTCGTCGGCATCCGCGTATGCGATCCAGCCGGCCTGCGGGGCGCCGACCGCGATCCGCGTGTAATCACCCTTCACGTCCGCGAACTTGCCGGTGTCCGCCGCACCGACGATCACGTGCGCGGCTCGCCCCCGGTCGAGGCGGTCCCGCAGGTCAGCCGGCCCGAGCAGCGGCGTCGCCGGGATCACCACGGCGCCCAGCTTCATCGTCGCGAGCAGGCACTCCCACAGCTCCACCTGGTTGCCGAGCATCAGGATCACCCGGTCGCCGCGCCTCACCCCGAGGCCGCGCAGCCAGTTCGCCACCCGGCTCGACCGCGCGGACATCTCGGCGAACGTGTGCCGCTGCTCCGAGCCGTCCTCCTCCACGATCCACAGCGCCGTCCGCGGCCCCGCCTCGCCGGCCGCCTCCGCGTCGAACCAGTCGATCGCCCAGTTGAAGGTGTCCAGCTGCGGCCACCGGAAATCCCGATAGGCGGTGTCGTAATCGTCGCGGTGCGCCAGGAGGAACTCACGGGCCTGCCGGAACGTGGTCATGGCCTCACCTTATTCGCCGCGGAAGACCGGTGGGCGCCGCTCCAGGCTGGCCCGGATCCCCTCGGAGCTGTCCGCGGTCGCCCACAGCACCTTCTGCTCACTGAGTTCGTGCGCCAGCGCGTCCCGCACCCGCGCGGCCAGATCCCCGCGCAGCGTCGCCCGGATCGACCGCACCGCCAGCGGCGCCGCCTCGGCGATCTGCGCCGCCAGCTCCATCGCCGCCGCACGCACCCGCCCCGGCTCGGCCAGCCGATCCGCCAGCCCGAGACGCAGGGCCTCCTCGCCGCCGACCCGCCGCCCGGTGAGCAGCATGTCCGCCGCGGCCTGCCGCCCGACGATCTCCGGCAGCG is part of the Actinoplanes missouriensis 431 genome and encodes:
- a CDS encoding AMP-binding protein; amino-acid sequence: MTTFRQAREFLLAHRDDYDTAYRDFRWPQLDTFNWAIDWFDAEAAGEAGPRTALWIVEEDGSEQRHTFAEMSARSSRVANWLRGLGVRRGDRVILMLGNQVELWECLLATMKLGAVVIPATPLLGPADLRDRLDRGRAAHVIVGAADTGKFADVKGDYTRIAVGAPQAGWIAYADADDADAAFTPDGVTRADDSLLLYFTSGTTALPKLVEHTHASYPVGHLSTMYWIGLRPGDVHLNISSPGWAKHAWSNVFAPWNALACVFIYNYRRFDASSLLTQMDRCGVTSFCAPPTVWRMLVQSDLTQLRNPPATVVGAGEPLNPEVIEQVQRAWGVTIRDGFGQTETTVQIANTPGQTVKPGSMGRPTPGYKVALVDPATGAESDEGEICLDLRERPLGLMLGYHGDPDRNAEAMAGGYYHTGDIGSRDADGYVTYVGRTDDVFKASDYRISPFELESVLIEHDAVAEAAVVPSPDPVRLAVPKAYVALAEGWSPTAETARAILLHCRENLAPYKRIRRIEFAELPKTISGKIRRVELRERPDATGEFREEDLF